The nucleotide sequence GCGGGCTCGGCTTTTCGCTGGGCGTGGTGTGTGCGTTCCTGATCAGTCTGATGATCTTCGACGTGCGCTTTTACTGGGAAGCCACGCCGAACAACACCGGGCTGATGAACAGCGCGGTGAGCACGCTGGCTGCGCCCTGGGCCGGAATCTGGCCCGCGGCGGTGCCCGGCGACAGCGACGTGCGCGCCAGCCGGTTGTCCGGCACGGCCGGCCAGCAACCGCCGGGCGGTGCGGTGGCGGGCGCCTGGTGGCGCTTCCTGGTGATGACCGTGCTGGTTTGGGGCACATTGCCGCGTTTGTTGCTGATCGCACTGTTTGCCGCGCGCGAACGGTGGGCGCTGGCGCGGCTTGATTTTCAGGCCCCGCGGCATCGTGCGCTGTGGCGTGCGCTGGCCGGTGTTACCCGCGGCGCGGTGGCCGAATCGAGCGCCGATGGCGCGCTCGTGCTCGATGTCGGTGGCCACGATATCGACGGCGGGGCGATTCGTGGGTTTCTTCTGCGCCGCCTGCGGCTGAACCCGCAAGCCACGCAGCGCGTGAGCGTACTCGATGCCGATGCCGAAGAGGCCGCCGACCGTGCTTTGGCCCACTCGCCCGGCCATGTCGTTCTGGTGGCGCCCGACTGGGCGTTGTCGCCGCGCTCGGCCGAACGCCTGCAGGCGCGCGTGCGCGCGACCGCCGGCCGGGCCACGCCGATCACCTGGGTGATCGTGGCCGACGACGACGGCACGCCCGGCGCGCCCGAGGCCGGGAATATGGCCCGCTGGACCGCGTTCGTCGACGGCCTGCGCGATCCCGCCACCGAAATCACGGCCTATGATCCTGCCGCGTAATCCGGATCGCGAAGCCGGGCCCGTCTGGGTATCGCCCGGGGTGCCGACCTTCGCCGTGGTCGGCAAGGTCAACATGGGCAAATCGGCCGTGCTCGCCACTCTGCTCGAGGAAGACGACGATGCGATCATCCGGATTTCGGCCGAGCCGGGCGAGACCACGCGCTGTCAGCGCCTGTCGCTGGTGCTGGACGGTATCGAGCGGCTGCGTTTCATCGACACGCCGGGGTTCCAGCAGCCGATCGAGGCGCTGCGCGCGATCCGGGCGCTGGCGGCCGATCCGGCGCGTGGTCCCGGGCCGGAAACGCTGGCCGCCTTCGTCGATCGTTATCGCGACTCGAACGAATTCGTCGACGAATGCCGACTGCTGGCGCCGCTGATCGAGGGCGCCGGCGTGCTCTATGTCGTGGACCCGGACGTGCGGCTACACGATGCCTTCATCGCCGAGATCGAGATCCTGCGTCTGTCAGCCGGGCCGCGGCTGGCGGTGCTCAACCCGCATCATCGCGAGACCGAGGTCCGGCCCGGGCGCCATGCCGAGGCCTGGCGGACCGAACTCGGCAAGTCGTTCAACCTGGTGCGAACCTTCGATGCGTTTGCCGCGCGTTTTACCGCCCGCCGCGAACTGCTGGCCGCGCTCAATCGCATCGATGAGCGCGACCACGATCATCTGAATGCCACCATCGCGCTGCTCGATGCCGAGTGGCAACAACGACGCGAAGAGGCGGCGGAGCGTATTCAGGCGTTTCTACGCGCAGCGCTCACGCTGCGAGAGCAGGCCGATTACGCCGACGGCGAGTTGCCCGAGGCAGCCCGGCGCGCCGCCATCGCCGAGGCGGGACGGCGCTACTACGCTCGTATCGCCGAGTTGGAGCGTGATGCCGCGAATGCGTTGCTGGATTTGTACCGCCATCGGCATACGCGGGCGGCCACCGCCGCGGCGCCGGTCGGCGAGGGGCTGGATCTGGCGCACGATGAAACCTGGCGCCGTTTCGGGCTGACCCGACGCCAGCTCACCTTCGCCGGCGTGGCGGTGGGCGCCGGCGCCGGTGTTTCCGTGGACGCGGGCACGCTCGGCCATACACTCGGGTTGGGCACGCTGATTGGTGGCGGTGTGGGCGGTGCGCTGGCTTATTTCAAGGGCGATGCGCTGCCCACGCTCAATGTCTCGCTCGGCCGGCCGGGCGCGCTGGTGGGCGGCGGACGGCGGATTACGCTCGGCCCGCCCAAGAACCCCAACTTTGCGTGGATTCTGCTGGATTCGGTGCTGATCCGGTATCGGGCCATCATCGAGCGCACCCATGCTGCGCGCGATGTCGGTGAACTGGCGGCGGGCGCGGCCGACGGCGCCCGCCGCAAGGCCGGCGCCATCGTGCACCGGCTCGATTCGGATCGCCAGAAACGCCTGGCGCGCTGGTTTCGCGCCGTCGCCAAGAGCCGCGGCAGCGAAGAACGCGATGCCGAGGCCCGCGCCGTGATCGAAGCCACGCTGGCCGAGATCGAGGCCCGACCCGAGCCATAAGGCCCGGTGGTGCGACCGGGCTATTGCCCGGCGCTACCCTGCGAGCCGCCGTCGGCGCCTGCCGCCGACAGCGCATCGTCGATCGCATTCTTGAGCTTGTCGTAGCTGGGCCCGCCGATGAACTCGGTGTTGCCGACCAGTACGGTCGGCGTGGCGCGCAGCTTGACCAACTTGCCGGCGTCGCGCTCCTTGTTGATTGTGGGCAGCGGGGTATTGTTCTTCATACAGGCTTTGAGCTTGTCGGTATCGAGCCCGACCTCCACCCCCAGATCCAGAAACATCGAGCTTGGGTTGGATTGCTCGGCCCACTTCGACTGGGTGTGATACAGCCGGTCGTGATACGGCCAGAACTTGTCCTGGCGCGCGGCGCAGCGGGCGGCGATCGCCGCGGCCTGGGCGTGTTGATGCATGGCCAGCGGGAAGTCGAAGAAGATGAAGCGCACCTTGCCCGGATCGACGTATTTCTTGCGAATACGCTCTGCCGTGGGCTCGAAGTTGCCGCAGGCCGGGCACTGATAGTCGCCGAACTCGCGGATCGTGACCGGGGCGTTCGGGTTGCCGATGGATTCGCCCAGCTTGTCGTATTGGTGGCGCAGCGTATTCATAGTGGATGCGCTGAGCTGGCGGATGTTGCTGTTCGGCGAGGGGGCCGTCCGCTTGTTGCCGGTATAACTCATCACCAGGATCGCGACGATGATCAGCACCCCCACCGCGAGTACCGGGAAAAACAGAACGCCGAACAGACTGCTCTGATTGTTGTTGTTCTGCGGACTCATCCGCCGCTCCTTCGACTTGGGGTTACCGGATCGAGCGTTATTCTAGCCTGCGGCGCTCCCGGCGGTCAGCTACGTCCTGCCGTGCATGAAAAAGGGGCCGCGAACGGCCCCTCGGTGCGGACGGTAAGCGTCCGTGACGTGCTTTGGCGTGTTATCAGTTGTTGCCGGTCGCGTTGTCGACCTTGTTCGCGGCGTCGTTGGCGGCATTCGAGGCCTTGTCGCCGGCCTTGTCGGCCGCATTCGACATCTTGTTGCCGGCCTTGTGCGCGGCGTTGCTGGTAGCGCCGGCCGCCTTGTCGGCCTCGTTCTTGCTGCCGTTGACGATATTCGACGTGGTGTTTTCCACCTTGGTCCAGGCGCTGGAGGTCGCGTTCTTGGTCGCCTGCCAGGCCTGACCGGCCTGGTTCTGGGCGTTGGTCCACCAGGAGTCGCTGTAAACCGGTTCATTGCCCAGACCATTGCGCGTCATGTTGAGTTCGACGCGGTAGTCGGGCTTGGTTGCCTTGCCGGTCGTTTGGGTCCGTACCGTCAGCTGACTGGGTGCGACGACATAGCTCTTGCCGCCGAGCACGCCGAACTTGCCCTTGGTTTCGATCACGAAGTCCTGGATCTGCATGTTGTTACCGAGCAGCACATCATCCACTTCACCGATGGCGTCTTTGTCGTTGCCCTTGGCATAGACCGGCGCATCGAGCAGGCGATTGGCGGAATACATGCCCTGGGCCTGGGCCTGGGCAGAGGCCATGCCCTGGTTGTCCGTATTCGATGTATTGCTGTCGGCCAGGGCCGCGCCGGTGCTCGCGGCCAGTGTGAGTGCGGTCAGACCCGTGATGGCGGTGGTTTTAATGGTCATGCTTGTCCCTCTCATTCTTTACGAGGTGTTAATTGATACGCTGTCGACCCTAATGGAAGCGGTTGAACAGCAGCTGACCCGAATCAGTCGCTCAGGGCCTCGATCAGCCGCGCGATCAGGGGCGTGGGCCTGGCATTGGCGCGTTGTATCGACCACAGCGGCCGGGCGAAAACATGATCGCCCAGCGCGACGAAACGGATATCGCCGGCCGCGAGGGCGGACGCGGCAGCCGCGGCGCTGACGCACGCCAGGCCGGCGCCCGCGGCCACGGCCCGCACCTGGGCCCCGCTGTCGTCCACCACCAGCGCCGCGCCGGGGCGGGCCAGCCCGGCCAATCCCAGGCTCTGTTCGAATACGATGCGCGTGCCCGACCCGGCTTCACGCATCACCCAGGGCCAGTCGCCCAGATCGTCGGCTTCGATGCGCGCTGGCGCGCTCGGTGGGCCAATGATCTGCAGACGGTCAGTGCGCCAATGCGACGCCCACACATCCGCGCGCTGCGCAGGGCCTTCGATGAAGCCGAGGTCGGCTTCGCCGTCGGCGACACGCGCCTCGGCTGCCGCACTGTTGCCGGAACGCAAGGTGACGCGCAGGGCCGGGTTGGCCCGCGTCAGCCGGGCGATGGGCCCCGGCAACAGATAGCGGGCGATGGTGCTCGAGGCAGCGATGTGGACTGGGCCGCTCAGGGCGGCGCCCGGATCGCCATGCAGCCGAACCGCGAGCGTGGCGAGTTCGGCGCGCGTGGCCTCGGTGAGCGCCAGCAGTCGATGCGCAGTGGGCGTGGCGACAATCGTGCGGCCGCGACGTTCGAACAATGTAACGTCCAGCGCTTCGGCCAGTTCGCGCAGCGCCTGGCTGACCGCGGCCTGGCTCAGATGCAGGGTACTGGCCGCCGCACGCACCTGGCCGGCGTGCATGACCGCGGCGAAGATTTCGAGCTGGCGTAGGGTGAAGCGAATCGGCATCCGTGGATAGTTTGGTAAAACCGAACGGATAGTCAATAAAAATTCGATTTTATCGACGCGCCGCGCGGCGCATGATTCGTGCATCCATTCGCCGACGCATCCACCCATGTCCCTTTCTCGGCCCCTGAACCAACTGGCGCGGCCCGGCGAGGTCGTGCGTCAGTTCACGCCCAACTGGTTCACCGCCACCATGGGCACCGGCATCCTGGCGCTGGCGCTCGACATGCTGCCCGGGCACCTGCCGTGGCTCGCCGCGCTCGCCGAGGGGCTGTGGTGGTTCAACATGGGGCTGTTCGCGCTGTGTTCGATTCTCTACGGCGCGCGCTGGGTGCTGTATTTCGACCAGGCACGGCGCATCTTCAGCCACGGCACCATGTGCATGTTTCTCGGCGCGATCCCGATGGGGCTGATCACGATCGTGAATGGCTTTCTGGCGTTCGGCATCGCGCACTGGGGCGGCATCGCGGTGCGTATCGCCGCCGATCTGTGGTGGCTGGATGCCGCCATGGCGCTGGCCTGCGCCTGGTTCGTGCCGTTTTTGATGTTCACGCGCCAGGACCATGCGCTGGAACGCATGACCGGCGTCTGGCTGTTGCCGATCGTCGCGGCCGAGGTGACCGCCGGCTCGGCCGGGCTGATCATTCCGCATCTCGGCGCGACCGCCGAGGCGCGAACGATGCTGTTCATCGGCTATGGCCTGTGGGCGACGTCGGTGCTGCCGGCGATGGGTATTCTGGTGATCCTGTTTCTGCGATTGGTGCTGCACCGGTTGCCGGGGCCCGACATGGCGGTCACCAGCTGGCTGGCGCTGGGTCCGCTGGGCACCGGCGCGCTCGGGTTGCTCACGCTGGGTGCGGCGGCGGGGCATGGACTCGCCGGCAGCGCCGGCGCCGCACTCGCCCAGGTCGCCCATGGCGCGGGTGTGATCGGCGCGGCGATTCTCTGGGGCTATGGCCTGTGGTGGTGGGTGATCGCCATGCTGGCGACGATCCATCATCTGCGCGGCGGATTGCCGTTCAACATGGGCTGGTGGGGTTTCACCTTTCCGCTGGGGGTGTATGCGGTGGCCACGCTGGATCTGGGAACCGAAACCGGGCTGGCGATGTATACCGTGCTGGGCGTCTTTTTCGTCGGGCTGCTGGCGCTGTTCTGGCTGTTGGTGAGCGCGCGTACGCTGGCCGGCGCGTATCACGGCCGGCTGTTTCAGGCGCCGTGTCTGATGCCGGAGGCCGGCGGGCGTGAGTCCGCGCCCGGCAGTACGTTGGCATCGCCGGCCTAGGCGGGCGAGAATACGGCATGCACACAGCGCACAAGTCTGCCGCGTGACCGATACGAGCAACGATTCGTACAGCGAGACGACCTACGACCCGCAGGCGCCGCATCCGCAGGGTCAGACTCGGGAATCGGAAAGCGGAGCCGAGTATGCCGAAGACAAGTCCATGCCGTTGATTCATTCCATGCTTGCCATCGCCCTGGGCGCGGCGATCGGCGCGAACCTGCGCTGGGCCATCGGGCTCGGCCTCAACAGCTATCTGCCCACGCTGCCTCCGGGCACGCTGGTGGCCAATCTGCTGGGTGCGTTTCTGATCGGTCTGGCGATCGCGACCTTCACCGCGATTCCCGAGCTGTCATCGTTCTGGCGGCTGATGATCGTCACCGGCTTTCTGGGCGCGCTGACGACCTTTTCCACTTTTTCCGCGGAAATATTCACCCAGATTCAGGACGGGCGGCTGTTGTGGGCCTTCGCCGGAATCGCGGTCCACGTGGTCGGCTCTTTGATCATGACCGGGCTGGGCATGGCCACGTTTGCCGGCCTGCGTCATCTCACCGGAGCGACGTCATGAAAGGATTCGAACTGATTTTCATCGCACCGCGCTCGCGTCGGCACAACGGCGAGCCGGTGCTCGATTCGATTGCGAGCCTGGCGCGCTCGCAGGGCATCACGCGCATGACCCGGCGCGACGATATCGAGGGTGTTGGCGCGAACGGGCATGTGCATTCCGCGCATTTCTTCGAGGCCACCGACGAGCCCCAGGAGTTGATGTTCGTGCTCGACGGCGGCGAGACGGACAAACTGATCCGGGCGGTGGAAGAAGCTGAATTGCCGGTGTTCTGCATGCGCCGACAGATCGACTACTGGCAGTTCGGCGCGAACTGATTATTAATCCGGCATCAAAACAGCTGACTTCATCAGCTGTTTTCAACGCCTTCAAAAATAAAAGCCGGCGCCTGTCCGTCTTTTATTTTCAAAGGCTTCGCGGCCAATGGCCGCGGCGAGCATGCGGTCGCATACTCGCGCTATTAACCCGAAAAATCATCTATTTTTGTGCCGGGTTAATAGCGACCGAGCAGGCGCGGCAGTTCGCCGAAATCGGTGAAGCGCACCAGATCGGCATCCGGATGATCGCCGATCGTGCGGCGATGATCGTAGCCGAACACGCGCATGCCGGCGCGGCGCGCGGCCTCGACCCCGGGGTCGCTATCCTCGATCACCGCACAGTGTTCCGGGGCGACGCCCAGGGCGTGCGCCGCGTGCAGGAACAGATCGGGTTCGGGTTTCCAGGCTTCGATGTCGTAGGCCGAAAACACCAGGTCACCGAAATAGTCGGCCAGCCCGGTCACGCGCAGCGCCGTGGCCAGCTTGCCCGGAGGCCCGGACGAGGCCACACAGCGTGGGCTGCCGATCGCTTCGATGGCCGCGTGAACCCCCGGAATCGCCTGCAGTTCGCGTTCGAACACGCCGCTGGCGTAGGCGCGGTAGCGCGTGGTGAAGTCCGCGCCGAGGTCGATGCCGTGGCGGGCCGCCAGGGTGTCGCACATGTCGGCAAACTTGCCGCCGCGGAACTCGGCTTCCACCGCGACCGCATCCAGATGGATGCCGTGGTCGGCCGTGATCATGTCCACCATGCAGCGGGCGTTGAGCAGTTCGCTGTCGACAAGCGTGCCGTCGCAGTCGTAGATGACGGCGGCGATGGGTCGGGCCTCGGCCATGGTCGGCGGTCCTCGCTATGATGAAGCCGTAAAAGCGCCGGGGCAGTGTAGCCCTCCGCCGTGGCCGCGGCGAGTCCGCGGCCGCCACGACACTCCGATGAGGGGCACCAGGGCGGCCGCCATGGCGTGGTGATTCGGGGGCACGACATGGCGAAAACGGCCGCGACGCGCATCCGGTCGTGGGCAGGGGCGCGGCGTCCATCAATTGACGCATGGGCGGGCGGTCCATAATCTTGCCCGGATGTCGGATGACGAACGCGCGATCTCGGCCTTTATCGAACGCATGGGCCTATCCGCCCAGGGCGACGGCATGCCGCGGATCGCAGGTCGTATTCTCGGGTATTTCATCGTGCATGGCGGCCCGACCAGCCTGTCGGCGCTGGCGCGTGAGCTGCGGGTGTCACGGGCGAGTATCTCGACCAATGCCCGCATGCTGCGCGATCTGGGCGTGCTCGAGGCCACCGCCGTGCCGGGGGATCGCCAGGACTACTATCAGCTCGCGCCACGCCATTATCTGCGCGTGCTGGAAGGCTATATCGAGCGCATGGGCGTACTCAGCGAGTCATTGTCCACGGCCCAGGCCGAAATCGACGACAACCGCGAGGGTGCCCAGGCGCGTCTGGCCGACATGCACCGCTTCGTCGATGCCGCCCGCGCCCAGACCCGGGCGCTGATCGACAACCTGCGCGCCGATCCGGCCAACGACGACTGACGGACGTTCCCTCCGGGGCTGCTATGCTCGCCGGGCCGGTTTCCGGCAGGGCTGTAACCCCGCTTCCGGCAGGATTTTGACAATGAGCCGCGCATGACCGCCGACTGGTTGCATCTGAGCGCCGATACCTGGCGATATCTGTCGCTGCCGGTGATCAGCGCGCTGGTCGGCTACGTCACCAATGTGGTCGCGATCCGCATGATGTTCCATCCGATCGAGTTCATGGGCGTGGCCCGGCCCTGGCTCGGCTGGCAGGGCATCGTGCCGCGCAGGGCTTCGAAAATGACCGGCATCGCGGTCGATACCATCACCCGGTCGTTGATCACCGAGGCCGAGATGTTCGGCCGGCTCGATCCGCGTGAAGTGGCCACCGAGATCGAGGGGCCGCTGCTGGCCATGGTCGATGACGTCATCGAGACCGTGATGCACCGGCATTATCCCGTGCTCTGGCCGGCTGCGCCGGATGCGCTGCGCCGCGCGATTCACTATCGGCTGCGCGCGGCCGCGCCGCGGGTGGTGGCCGGGGTGATGCTGGAGGTGCGCGCCAACATCCGTTATCTGTTCGACCTCAAGGGCATGATCACGCGCATCCTGGTGCGCGAGAAGACGCTGCTCAACCGGGTGTTCAAGCAGGTCGGGCGCGATGAATTCATCTTCATCGGTCGCTCCGGGGCCTATTTCGGCTTCGCCTTCGGGCTGGTCCAGATGGTGCTGTGGATCTTCTTTCCGGCCTGGTGGGTGCTGCCCTTGTTCGGTTTGCTCGTGGGCTGGGCGACCAATTGGCTGGCGCTCAAGATGATCTTCCATCCCAAGCGCGGGTTCGATCTGGGGCCCTGGCGCATCCAGGGGCTGTTCTTCCGGCGCCAGAAACAGGTGGCGGCCGATTATGGCGGGCTGGTGGCCGATCACGTGATCACGCCGCACCATATCCTCGACGAGATCATGACGGGCCCCTACGCCGACAAGCTCATGGCCATCGTCCGGCACGAAGTGGGAGCCGCCATCGACGACACCATGCATTTTGCGCGACCGCTGATGCACTGGACACTGGGTGCGCGCGAGTACCGGCGGCTACGGGCCGATGCCGAGGGCGAAGTCGTCGCGCGCATGCCGGCCATCCTCGAGCGCCTGACCGGCTATGCCCAGCGGCGCATGGCGGTGCGCGAGACCCTGGTCACGCGGCTGCAGTCGCTCACGCCCGAACAGTTCGAGTCGATGCTGCGCCCGGCCTTCGAGGAGGACGAGTGGATTTTGATCGCGGTCGGCGCCGCGCTGGGGTTCGCCGCGGGCTGGATCCAGCTGATCTTCGTGTTCTCCCGCGTGTTCGAACAGCATTTCGCTGCCCTGGGGTGATCGCGGGTGGGCTTGCAAGTTGTGGCCGGGGCGCCGACCCTGTCTCCATAGTCAGGGGGCGGCCGCGCCCCGCGCAACCGGTGTGAGGCCCATGGCCGCGAGTCGCTTGCCGAAAAAACGGGGGCCCCGTGCGCTCGATCGCCTGATGGGCGTGATTCGCGATGCCGAAGACTGGCCGGTGGCCGGATCCGCGGTGCGGCGGATGGCGGACGCCGAGACCTGGGCGCTGATCGAACTCAAGCAACGGCTGGACGAGCTGGGCGATTCGTCGCGCCCGCCGCGCGAGGCAGACCGGCCTGCGAGCGCCGCCGAAATCCTGGCCGACCTGGTGCGCCGTTCGCGCGGCATCGATCCGGATGCCGCACTCGATGCCCTCTATCGCCAGACGCTGTCGCAGTTGGTGCCCGACCAGGTCGCCATGCTCGATGTGCTCGCCGAACGCCGGGTCGCGCCGCTGTGTCATCTGGGGGCCAGCCGCCTGCCGGCCGGGCCGGTCAGCATCACCGTGCTATCGAACGCCAGCTCGCTCGGGCGCGAGGCCGGTGTACTGCTGCGTGAATACGTGCCGCAGTACATGACCCAACTACTCGCGCTAGGTCTTTTGCAGGCTGGGCCCGAACAAGACACGCTCGAGCCCGAATATGAGCTGCTCATGGCCGACACTCAGCTACGCGAGATGCGCGAGCATGTGCGCGCGAGCCTGCGCCTGTACCCGCGGACCCTGCGTGCCTCGGTCAGCCTGAGCGACTACGGGCGTGCGCTGTGGCGCGACTGCCGGCCCGCGGCCGAGGGGCTGATACAGCAGGGCCGGTACTAGAATGCAATCCACGGGCCCGGCGATCCACGCATGCCTGGACGACGGCCGCGATCGCGGACACACTGTCGCAGGTTACGGAAAATAATAATTTTCGGTTAGGTGCTGTGAAACAGCGCCGAGTCGGAGGAAGTGCTGCATGAGCGACAGTCAACGCTCGATCGTCACTGCCTGGGATGTCGTCAAGCCCACGCGGGATCAGTTCGAAAATCTGGGGGCGGTGGCGCGTGGCATTGGCATGCTGGTGCGCTCGCGGTTTCGTGATCGGCTGACCATCGCCACCCTGATCGAGGCCCATGCGGCGCACCGCCCGCAGCACCCGGCCCTGGCGTTCGAGGGGCGCGAATGGACTTATGCCGAGTTCAATGCCGCCGCCAATCGGTTGGCGCGTGTGCTCGCGGCGGCCGGCATCGGGGCGGACGATGTGCTGGCCCTGCTGGTCGACAACCGTCCG is from Salinisphaera sp. LB1 and encodes:
- a CDS encoding DUF2868 domain-containing protein; the encoded protein is MNPSRWSGARWQLADLLDFEALLAGGERVDERERLIFARDIRPQLAGLPDDRRRALGLRLWLMHCRDRAPDRIWPSWAWSRLIDVLGWLLLGGFALAGAMLAWGLCLGNGQRVHVVIFLGLTVALPWAGFVLFSLARLIGRNAGAPWLIRVLRRPALARLAGDRDLARWAQAFTDSRAARRAATARAGRLLQWGGLGFSLGVVCAFLISLMIFDVRFYWEATPNNTGLMNSAVSTLAAPWAGIWPAAVPGDSDVRASRLSGTAGQQPPGGAVAGAWWRFLVMTVLVWGTLPRLLLIALFAARERWALARLDFQAPRHRALWRALAGVTRGAVAESSADGALVLDVGGHDIDGGAIRGFLLRRLRLNPQATQRVSVLDADAEEAADRALAHSPGHVVLVAPDWALSPRSAERLQARVRATAGRATPITWVIVADDDGTPGAPEAGNMARWTAFVDGLRDPATEITAYDPAA
- a CDS encoding TDT family transporter, encoding MSLSRPLNQLARPGEVVRQFTPNWFTATMGTGILALALDMLPGHLPWLAALAEGLWWFNMGLFALCSILYGARWVLYFDQARRIFSHGTMCMFLGAIPMGLITIVNGFLAFGIAHWGGIAVRIAADLWWLDAAMALACAWFVPFLMFTRQDHALERMTGVWLLPIVAAEVTAGSAGLIIPHLGATAEARTMLFIGYGLWATSVLPAMGILVILFLRLVLHRLPGPDMAVTSWLALGPLGTGALGLLTLGAAAGHGLAGSAGAALAQVAHGAGVIGAAILWGYGLWWWVIAMLATIHHLRGGLPFNMGWWGFTFPLGVYAVATLDLGTETGLAMYTVLGVFFVGLLALFWLLVSARTLAGAYHGRLFQAPCLMPEAGGRESAPGSTLASPA
- a CDS encoding thioredoxin domain-containing protein, whose translation is MSPQNNNNQSSLFGVLFFPVLAVGVLIIVAILVMSYTGNKRTAPSPNSNIRQLSASTMNTLRHQYDKLGESIGNPNAPVTIREFGDYQCPACGNFEPTAERIRKKYVDPGKVRFIFFDFPLAMHQHAQAAAIAARCAARQDKFWPYHDRLYHTQSKWAEQSNPSSMFLDLGVEVGLDTDKLKACMKNNTPLPTINKERDAGKLVKLRATPTVLVGNTEFIGGPSYDKLKNAIDDALSAAGADGGSQGSAGQ
- a CDS encoding DUF190 domain-containing protein; translation: MKGFELIFIAPRSRRHNGEPVLDSIASLARSQGITRMTRRDDIEGVGANGHVHSAHFFEATDEPQELMFVLDGGETDKLIRAVEEAELPVFCMRRQIDYWQFGAN
- a CDS encoding DUF445 family protein, which gives rise to MTADWLHLSADTWRYLSLPVISALVGYVTNVVAIRMMFHPIEFMGVARPWLGWQGIVPRRASKMTGIAVDTITRSLITEAEMFGRLDPREVATEIEGPLLAMVDDVIETVMHRHYPVLWPAAPDALRRAIHYRLRAAAPRVVAGVMLEVRANIRYLFDLKGMITRILVREKTLLNRVFKQVGRDEFIFIGRSGAYFGFAFGLVQMVLWIFFPAWWVLPLFGLLVGWATNWLALKMIFHPKRGFDLGPWRIQGLFFRRQKQVAADYGGLVADHVITPHHILDEIMTGPYADKLMAIVRHEVGAAIDDTMHFARPLMHWTLGAREYRRLRADAEGEVVARMPAILERLTGYAQRRMAVRETLVTRLQSLTPEQFESMLRPAFEEDEWILIAVGAALGFAAGWIQLIFVFSRVFEQHFAALG
- a CDS encoding HAD-IA family hydrolase, which codes for MAEARPIAAVIYDCDGTLVDSELLNARCMVDMITADHGIHLDAVAVEAEFRGGKFADMCDTLAARHGIDLGADFTTRYRAYASGVFERELQAIPGVHAAIEAIGSPRCVASSGPPGKLATALRVTGLADYFGDLVFSAYDIEAWKPEPDLFLHAAHALGVAPEHCAVIEDSDPGVEAARRAGMRVFGYDHRRTIGDHPDADLVRFTDFGELPRLLGRY
- a CDS encoding DUF3482 domain-containing protein; amino-acid sequence: MILPRNPDREAGPVWVSPGVPTFAVVGKVNMGKSAVLATLLEEDDDAIIRISAEPGETTRCQRLSLVLDGIERLRFIDTPGFQQPIEALRAIRALAADPARGPGPETLAAFVDRYRDSNEFVDECRLLAPLIEGAGVLYVVDPDVRLHDAFIAEIEILRLSAGPRLAVLNPHHRETEVRPGRHAEAWRTELGKSFNLVRTFDAFAARFTARRELLAALNRIDERDHDHLNATIALLDAEWQQRREEAAERIQAFLRAALTLREQADYADGELPEAARRAAIAEAGRRYYARIAELERDAANALLDLYRHRHTRAATAAAPVGEGLDLAHDETWRRFGLTRRQLTFAGVAVGAGAGVSVDAGTLGHTLGLGTLIGGGVGGALAYFKGDALPTLNVSLGRPGALVGGGRRITLGPPKNPNFAWILLDSVLIRYRAIIERTHAARDVGELAAGAADGARRKAGAIVHRLDSDRQKRLARWFRAVAKSRGSEERDAEARAVIEATLAEIEARPEP
- a CDS encoding GbsR/MarR family transcriptional regulator, coding for MSDDERAISAFIERMGLSAQGDGMPRIAGRILGYFIVHGGPTSLSALARELRVSRASISTNARMLRDLGVLEATAVPGDRQDYYQLAPRHYLRVLEGYIERMGVLSESLSTAQAEIDDNREGAQARLADMHRFVDAARAQTRALIDNLRADPANDD
- the crcB gene encoding fluoride efflux transporter CrcB, which encodes MIHSMLAIALGAAIGANLRWAIGLGLNSYLPTLPPGTLVANLLGAFLIGLAIATFTAIPELSSFWRLMIVTGFLGALTTFSTFSAEIFTQIQDGRLLWAFAGIAVHVVGSLIMTGLGMATFAGLRHLTGATS
- a CDS encoding LysR substrate-binding domain-containing protein yields the protein MPIRFTLRQLEIFAAVMHAGQVRAAASTLHLSQAAVSQALRELAEALDVTLFERRGRTIVATPTAHRLLALTEATRAELATLAVRLHGDPGAALSGPVHIAASSTIARYLLPGPIARLTRANPALRVTLRSGNSAAAEARVADGEADLGFIEGPAQRADVWASHWRTDRLQIIGPPSAPARIEADDLGDWPWVMREAGSGTRIVFEQSLGLAGLARPGAALVVDDSGAQVRAVAAGAGLACVSAAAAASALAAGDIRFVALGDHVFARPLWSIQRANARPTPLIARLIEALSD